The following is a genomic window from Sphingobacterium spiritivorum.
AGATATGCATTAAGAATGAATGATGTGAATTCCAGCGCAGCTGTTCCTCATATTCAGGAAGCTCTCACTTTACCACTTTTAGAGAATACAGAGAATGTAGGACTTACCCCTGCAGTTCAAAATTTTACCGGGGAATGGAGAGAATGGTCATTTCATTCCGGAATTTACCTTCGTATGGGAAGTACTGCATGGAATATGTTAAGCAATTCCAATGCTACAAACGGATCCGGAATATTTGATCCTAGAGCTAAAATCTTCTTCGAAACAAATGTAAACAACCAATGGGTGGCGAAAGAGCAGAATGTAGCGACAACGGAAGCCGGTGAACCTTACAATAGACGCAGAGATGATGACTGGTCAAATAAAGGTGCAGGAAATCTTCTTTCTAACTTCAACTATTATTTTGGTCGTGACAAGAATATCCCTGAACTTATTATCACAGCGGCGGAAGTATACTTCCTTAAGGCTGAGGCTGCTGTCAAAGGGCTGGGAAGGCCTGTCAGTCGTGCAGATGCCAAAACCCAATATGAAAACGGTGTTAAATCTTCTGTCAACTTTTGGGTATCCATGGCGATGCAAAGTGCAGTTTGGAAAGAAAACAAACCTACTGCTATGCCAACTACAAGCGAGTTGAATACCATACTTGCGAATCCTAAAGTTGCATTTTCGACTTCATTATCAGCACAGGATGCATTGAAATTGATATATGCTCAACGTTGGTTAGACAATTTCAGACAGCCATATGATGCATGGGCCTTATCCAGACAGACAGACGCTACTCCAAAATCTACGGTTAGTAACAATCTGTATGAAAATGAATTTGGAAAAATAAAAAGGCTGAATTATGCTGAAAAAGAATATCAATTCAACAGACAAAATACCTTGCTGGCAACCAATAATCAAACGAATTCTGAAGAATGGCAGAAAGTCAAAGTATGGTGGGATATTAATTAATTTCTACTATCCGTTATTAAAAGGGCACCTTACAGGTGTCCTTTTTTTGTTAAAGGGCCAACCTACTTCATAAAATAACACCTCTTTTCTACGAAAACATATTAAACAAAATGCCAGAAAAACAAAATACTTATTGTTAAATTTTAAAAAGTATTTGAAGTTTATATCTTTTTAACATACCTTTAACGCCGAATCTATATTATTTTAACAATTAATGAATATGGAAAAGACCGTTTTAGGCCTTAAAGAATTGCTTTTGAATCTGCTTTATTTCAATAGTACCTACACTATTGCGGAATTAAGCGGATTGACCAACAAGAGTATTCCCAGTATTTCGAAGATTGTTAATGAATTGCTGGAAGACAAGCTCTTAATTGAGGATGGTCTGGCTCCTTCTACCGGAGGAAGAAGAGCTATCCATTATGCCTTAAACGCAAAATTAAATTGTTACATTCTAACCGTTGCCATAGATCAGCATTATACTTCAGTAATTGTCTACGATCTCCATAATAAAGAAGTAACTCCCGTCCATACCATTGAAAATCATCTTGATCATCCGGAAGAAGCTTTTAGCAATATTGTCAGTCTGATTAATGAGTTGCTCACAAAACATCATTTATCTGCAGATAATATCCTTGGCATTGGTGTAAGTATGCCGGGGTTTGTAGATAATGTATCCGGAACAAACGGCTCATTTAAAGATTTTCAGTTGTTCAATATCAAGAAAGAGTTTGAACGGGTATTTGCTATTCCAACTTTTATAGAGAATGATTCTACAGCTATAGCAATCGCAGAGCAGAATTTCGGAAAAGCAAAAGAAATCTCTCACGCCCTGATTATCAATGTAGGCTGGGGAGTCGGTCTGGGAATCATAGTGGACAACAAACTGTTCAGAGGCTTCAGCGGATATGCGGGCGAATTCAGTCATATCCCCTTGTCAAAAAGTAAAAAAATGTGTTCCTGTGGCAAGACCGGTTGCCTGGAAGTAGAGGCTTCCCTTTCTGCAGCAGTAGCGCATCTCGAAGAAAGACTCGCAACAGGTGAAAAGTCCGTCATTCAATA
Proteins encoded in this region:
- a CDS encoding SusD/RagB family nutrient-binding outer membrane lipoprotein; its protein translation is MKRNYLNTILALSICVGTVSMSSCTKDFEEMNTPWKDAQTADINSLYNGIVASLELGAQEQATANTWIYPITQLGTTVGNSNYSMQNASNELWEEYYRDLIGIRQIEKLISESPDKAKYQNIQAMTTILKAYKTFKITDIFGDIPYSEAGKGDMGPTNYVPKYDSQKELYESLLNDLKNAVASLSTSADQISLGGSESLFNNDITKWKKFGNSLRLRYALRMNDVNSSAAVPHIQEALTLPLLENTENVGLTPAVQNFTGEWREWSFHSGIYLRMGSTAWNMLSNSNATNGSGIFDPRAKIFFETNVNNQWVAKEQNVATTEAGEPYNRRRDDDWSNKGAGNLLSNFNYYFGRDKNIPELIITAAEVYFLKAEAAVKGLGRPVSRADAKTQYENGVKSSVNFWVSMAMQSAVWKENKPTAMPTTSELNTILANPKVAFSTSLSAQDALKLIYAQRWLDNFRQPYDAWALSRQTDATPKSTVSNNLYENEFGKIKRLNYAEKEYQFNRQNTLLATNNQTNSEEWQKVKVWWDIN
- a CDS encoding ROK family protein gives rise to the protein MEKTVLGLKELLLNLLYFNSTYTIAELSGLTNKSIPSISKIVNELLEDKLLIEDGLAPSTGGRRAIHYALNAKLNCYILTVAIDQHYTSVIVYDLHNKEVTPVHTIENHLDHPEEAFSNIVSLINELLTKHHLSADNILGIGVSMPGFVDNVSGTNGSFKDFQLFNIKKEFERVFAIPTFIENDSTAIAIAEQNFGKAKEISHALIINVGWGVGLGIIVDNKLFRGFSGYAGEFSHIPLSKSKKMCSCGKTGCLEVEASLSAAVAHLEERLATGEKSVIQYEDSQNQLQKAQLLINAALGGDQLAISALNKSAYMLGKGIATLIHIMNPQKIIISGRGAEAGKILMPQIQTAIHEFCIPKISNKTVLEISDMKNAQLIGTASIVFEYSLTKFANLNKSLIK